The following are from one region of the Gossypium hirsutum isolate 1008001.06 chromosome D03, Gossypium_hirsutum_v2.1, whole genome shotgun sequence genome:
- the LOC107927109 gene encoding CBL-interacting serine/threonine-protein kinase 10, translated as MENKPSVLTQRYEIGRLLGQGTFAKVYYARCIQNNMSVAIKVIDKDKVMRVGMINQIKREISVMRIARHPNIVQLYEVMATKSKIFFIMEYCKGGELFNKVANGRLKVDVARKYFIQLINAVDFCHSRGVFHRDIKPENILLDENENLKVSDFGLSALAESKRQDGLLHTTCGTPAYVAPEVINRKGYDGVAADVWSCGVVLYVLLAGYLPFHDSNLMELYRKIGKAEFRFPSWFPLEARRLVCKMLDPNPTSRISMSKIRGSAWFKKGLNVEQKKLEKENEQASPNMGPSAPCGNSNDSAETKQESVQLPSLNAFDLICGFDLSGLFDGVSEKRETRFSSRQPASVIISKLEEAARHLRLKVKKKDAGVLKMERLKEGRKGILSIDAEIFEVTQTFHLVEIKKSNGDTLEYQQILKEEMRPALQDIVWVWQGDQQQQELQYEEQQQLQYEEQQQLHQQQNESSSTSSSSFDKYSN; from the coding sequence ATGGAAAATAAACCAAGTGTATTAACACAAAGGTATGAAATTGGTCGGTTACTTGGCCAAGGTACCTTTGCAAAAGTATATTATGCAAGGTGTATACAAAACAACATGAGTGTGGCCATTAAAGTGATAGACAAAGACAAGGTCATGAGGGTTGGTATGATTAATCAGATCAAGCGAGAGATTTCAGTGATGAGAATTGCTAGGCATCCTAATATCGTGCAGCTTTATGAGGTAATGGCCACCAAAAGCAAGATTTTCTTTATTATGGAATACTGCAAAGGTGGAGAGCTCTTTAACAAAGTTGCTAATGGAAGACTAAAGGTTGATGTTGCAAGAAAGTATTTTATTCAGCTGATCAATGCAGTGGATTTTTGCCATAGTAGGGGTGTTTTTCACCGCGATATAAAGCCCGAGAACATTCTGTTGGATGAGAATGAGAATCTAAAGGTCTCTGACTTTGGGTTAAGTGCGCTAGCAGAATCAAAGCGCCAAGATGGCCTGCTTCATACTACTTGCGGTACTCCTGCATATGTTGCTCCTGAAGTGATCAACAGAAAAGGTTACGATGGAGTAGCAGCTGATGTTTGGTCTTGTGGAGTGGTGTTATACGTGTTATTGGCAGGTTATCTCCCATTTCATGATTCAAACTTGATGGAGTTGTATAGGAAAATTGGCAAAGCGGAGTTCAGATTTCCTAGCTGGTTCCCTTTAGAAGCACGCAGGCTAGTGTGTAAGATGTTGGATCCAAACCCCACTTCTAGGATTTCAATGTCTAAGATCAGGGGAAGTGCTTGGTTTAAAAAAGGATTGAATGTCGAACAGAAAAAATTGGAAAAGGAAAATGAGCAAGCTTCTCCGAACATGGGTCCCTCCGCCCCTTGTGGGAATAGCAATGACAGTGCTGAGACTAAACAAGAATCAGTTCAACTTCCAAGTCTAAATGCTTTTGATCTAATCTGTGGATTTGATCTGTCAGGATTGTTTGACGGAGTTTCTGAAAAGAGAGAAACGAGGTTTTCGTCCAGACAACCTGCCTCAGTCATCATCTCTAAGCTGGAAGAAGCTGCTAGACATTTGAGACTTAAGGTGAAAAAGAAGGATGCAGGTGTGCTGAAAATGGAAAGGCTAAAGGAGGGTAGAAAGGGGATCCTGTCGATTGATGCGGAGATTTTTGAAGTGACTCAGACTTTTCATCTGGTGGAGATTAAGAAATCTAATGGAGACACTTTGGAATATCAGCAGATACTAAAAGAGGAAATGAGACCTGCTCTCCAAGATATTGTTTGGGTTTGGCAAGGTGATCAACAACAGCAGGAGCTGCAATATGAGGAACAGCAGCAGCTGCAATATGAGGAACAGCAGCAGCTGCATCAGCAACAGAATGAGTCTAGCTCTACTTCCAGCAGCAGCTTTGACAAGTATTCAAACTGA
- the LOC107927110 gene encoding uncharacterized protein produces MCPLRLILIFLSATLAGFFLLRNIKSQPQTNDDDHTRSNNNNSHSAFSKVWAAIESGFWASLDMASGRYLWRHLVSSNSKPSS; encoded by the exons ATGTGCCCGCTGAGGCTGATCCTCATATTCCTGTCGGCAACACTCGCCGGATTTTTCCTCCTTAGAAACATCAAATCCCAGCCCCAAACCAACGATGACGATCATACCCGCTCCAACAACAATAACTCCCACTCTGCTTTCTCCAAG GTTTGGGCAGCTATAGAATCAGGATTCTGGGCATCTCTTGACATGGCAAGTGGTCGTTACTTGTGGAGGCATCTGGTTTCCTCTAACTCCAAGCCTTCCTCTTGA